Genomic window (Salvelinus alpinus chromosome 26, SLU_Salpinus.1, whole genome shotgun sequence):
GACTGTGGCAAGGGTCACCTCTTCTGctggtacacgcacacacacacatcagaccgTCTCATGGGGAAAAGTCTCTAATGTAGAGaatgatacagtgcattcagaaagtattcagaccccttcactttttccacattttgtaacgttacagcctcattctaaaattgattaaattaatgtttttcctcatcaatctacacacaacaccccataatgacaaagcaaaaacaggtttttagatgtaaaaaactgaaatatgacaattacatagtattcagaccctttgctgtgagactcgaaatggagctcaggtgcatcctgtttccattgatcatccttgagatgtttctacaacttgattggagtccacctgtagtaaattcaattgattggacatgatttggaaaggcacacacctgtcaatattaaggtcaaggaggtgaccaagaacccgatggttactctgacatagttccagagttcctctgtggagatgggagaacctttcagaaggacaaccatcactccaccaatcaggcctttatggtagagtggccagaaagaagccactcctctgtaaaaggcacatgacagcccgcttggagtttaccaaaaggcacctaaaggactcagaccatgagaaacaagattctctggtctgatgaatccaagattgaactctttggcctgaatgtcaagcatcacgtctggaggaaacctggcaccatccctacagtgaagcatggtggttgcagcatcatgctgtggggttgtttttcaggggcagagactgagagactagtcaggatcgagggaaagatgaacggagcaaagtacagagagatcgttgatgaaaacctgctccagagcactcaggacctcagactcggggcgaaggttcaccttccaacaggacaacaaccctaagaacacagccaagaaggcaatgtaggagtggcttcgggacaagtctctgaatgtccttgcgtggcccagccagagcccggacttgaacccaatctaacatcgctggagagacctgaaaatagctgtgcagcgacgctccccatccaacctgacagcttgagaggatctgcagagaagaatggagaaactccacaagtacaggtgtgccaagaagactcgaggctgtgatcgctgccaaaggtgctttaacaaagtactgagtaaagggtctgaatacttatgtaaatgtgatgtttctggggaaaaaaataaaaaataattctaACATTTCTAGAaatctgtttttgatttgtcattatggggtgttgtgtagattgatgaggataaaaaaaaaaatcttttagaataacataacaaaatgtggaaaaagtgaaggggtcagaatacttcccgaatgcactgtacatttatattcttccccctctcttactctctcttcctccatctgtctctccctctcttcctctttctctcttcctccatctgtctctctctcctctctctcccctctgtcttccatctgtctctctctctccctcttttcctctctctcttctctctctcttcctctgtctctctcctctctctctctccccctctttttctctctctcttcctctgtctctctcctctgtctctccccctcttcttctctctctcttcctctgtctctctctctctctctctcccctctctctcctctctttctttctctctctctctctctctccccgtcttctctctcctctctctcctctcctctatctgtctctctctccagggagTGTCTAGGTGAGGCCCATGAGCCATGCGACTGTCAGACATGGAGGATGTGGCTGCAGAAAGTCTCAGAGATGAAGCCAGAGGagtgtgagcacacacacacacacacacatacacacatatacacacatatacacacacacacacacacacacacacacacacacacacacacacacacacacacacacacacacacacacacacacacacacacacacacacacacacacacacacagaatgttaTGATAAATGCATGATTGTATATGCTGAtcttggtatgtgtgtgtgcgcttgatcttggtatgtgtgtgtgtgtgcatgtttgtgatgTTTGTATGTGTATCCAGTGGCAGGTGTATCGGAGTCGTATGAGGATGCAGCTAACTGTCTGTGGTTGTTAACCAACTCTAAACCCTGTGCCAACTGCAAGTCTCCCATACAGAAGAATGAGGGCTGCAACCACATGCAGTGTGCCAAGGtacacacacctctctcacacacacacacacacagacagggaggagagatatCAGAAATAAGATGCTTTGAGAgcgacattgtgtgtgtgtgtgcgtgcgtgcattttAATGGCATTGAGGAAGATATTGAAACAGTGGgacaccatatatatatatttttattattattttaccccctttttctccccaatttcgtggtatccaattggtagtagttactgtcttgtctcatcgctgcaactcccgtacggactcgagagagagagaggcgaaggtcgagagccatgcgtcctcctaaacacaacccaaccaagccacactgcttcttgacacaacgcacatccaacacggaagccagccgcaccaatgtgtcggaggaaacaccgtacacctagcgacctggtcagcgtacactgcgcccggcccgccacaggagtcgctagtgcgcgatgagacaaggatatccctaccggccaaaccctccctgacccggacgacgctgggccaattctgcgcctccccatgggcctcccggtcgcggccggctgcgacagagcctgggctcgaacccagaatctctggtggcacagctagcactgcgatgcagtgcaccacccgggaggcggGACACCATATTAAAGCAATAAGACAGGGTTATTACCATGTATGTACAAcacctgtttctctgtctgcagtgTAAATATGACTTCTGCTGGATCTGTCTGGAAGAGTGGAAGAAACACAGCTCTTCAACTGGAGGATACTACCGCTGTACACGCTATGAAGTTATCACACAGCTAGAGGAGCAGTCCAAAGAGATGACtggagaggtacacacacacacacacacacacacacacacacacacacacacacacacacacacacacacacacacacacacacacacacacacacacacacacacacacacacacacacacccacacacacacacacacacacacacacacacacacacacacacacacacacacacacacacacacacacacacacacacacacataaccacacacacacacacacacacagatacacacacatactttttCTATCCTCGTTGTGACCTAAAATAGATTTCCattaaaaatcctattttccctaacgcctaaccctaattctaaccctaaaccaaacCCTAAGCTTAAAATGGGGACATCTGCGGATTTCAGGTCGccacgaggatagaagaacaaGACCATACCACACACACTAGCACTGCACACACTCTGACATTTTACGTTAAGTATTTGACAGGAGTGTGTGTTTTTCAGGCGGAAAAGAAGCACAAGAGTTTTCAGGAGTTGGACCGCTTCATGCACTACTACAGCCGCTATAAGAACCATGAACACAGCtataaggtaacacacacacagcatgatatTGTATTTATGATATCTACCAATGTTGTTTTCTAAAATGTGatgtctctccctatccctctcgctctctctctttctctacccccctgtatcttctctctttctctctctctagttagaACAGAGACTATTGAAAACAGCCAAAGAGAAGATGGAACAGCTGAGTAGAGCCTTCATTGGATGTGAGTCTCTGACCTACCTGACTCTACTTTCTACCTCAGAGGCTGTCCCTGCCTCTCCTCTTGTATAACGATGGAGGGAGAGGACGTTGTGTCCtgcgtatggtgtgtgtgtgtgtgtgtgtgtgtgtgtgtgtgtgtggttgtgtgtgtgtgtgtgtgtgtgtgtgtgtgtgtgtgtgtgtgtgtgtgtgtgtgtgtgtgtgtgtgtatgtgtgtgtatttgtgtgtgtgtgtgtatttgtgtgtgtgtgtgtgtgtgtgtgtgtgtgtgtgtgtgtgtgtgtgtgtgtgtgtgtgtatttgtgtgtttctaacagcagtgtgtgtgtgtgtgtgtgtgtgtgtgtgtgtgtgtgtgtgtgtgtgtgtgtgtgtgtgtgtgtgtgtgtgtgtgtgtgtgtgtatttgtgtgtttctaacagcagtgtgtgtgtatttgtgtgtgtgtgtgtgtatttgtgtgtttctAACAgcagtgtgtttctctcctctaggTGAGGGCTCCCCCCCAGACACCAGGTTTATAGAGGACGGTGTGTGTGAGTTGTTGAAGACACGTCGTGTGTTGAAGTGTTCCTACCCCTACGGATTCTTCCTCCAGCCTCACAGCACACAGAAGGAGATATTTGAActcatgcaggtgtgtgtgtgtgtgtgtgtgtgtgtgtgtgtgtgtgtgtgtgtgtgtgtgtgtgtgtgtgtgtgtgtgtgtgtgtgtgtgtgtgtgtgtgtgagagagatgaatTCCtcaccctccactctctcccaatTTCTCTACCCTTCTACTCATCCCTCTGTTCCCCAGACTGATCTGGAGATGGCGGTGGAGGACTTGGCTCAGAAGGTGAACCGTCCCTACCTGCGTACGCCGTGTCATAAGATCGTCAGCGCTGCCTGTCTGGTacagcagaagagagaggagtTCCTGGCCTCGGTGGCTAGAGGGGTGGCCCCTAACGACTCACCTGAAGTACctaggaggaggtgagggagggggaaagtgaggaagggagggagaccgacagagagagagagagatcttttTCCCAACAGGCAGTAGACAGAACAGGGTTGGCTATTACTTCAAATGTTTATAAATCCTTTCTTTACAAAGCTCTACATTGAATGTGTTTCAGTTTCCCTGCTGGATCATGGGACTGGGAGTACCTGGGATTCACCTCTCCTGAGGTAACTACACATAACACCATTGTCAAGCTTTTATACCGTTCCTCTATAAGAATTTGAGCAACAGGTCCATATTTGTAGCCACATCCTCCATCTTAGCACAAACATCCATTTTACcacgcggcaggtagcctagtggttagagtgttggactagtaaccggaaggttgcaaggtcgaatccctgagctgaaaaggtacaaatctgtcgttctgcccctgaacaaggcagttaacccactgttcctaggccgtcattgaaaataagaatttgttcttagctgacttgcctagttaaaataaataccTGACCTGTATAATGTACTACCTGTAGGAGTATGCAGATTTCCAGTACCGGCGGAGACACCGGCCGCGTCGTAGAGGAGACATGCCAAGTTTACACAGTCTGAGGAGCAACAGCAGTACTCCTGAACCCAACCAGAACCCTGAgaatacaggtacacacacacacacacacacacagtaatttaTCAGTAGGGCCTGTGTTTCTTTGACGTTTCGTTGTGTTGTTATTGTTACGTGTGACAGAGGTCCTCCAGGAGAGAGTTGAGGGGCGGAGACAGCCTCTGAGGTCACTGGATGAAGATGACCCCAACATTCTACTGGCCATCCAACTGTCACTACAGGACtcacggagggagagagggatgggaggaggactggagagaggctCTGGTGTGATTGAGGGCCCAGGGCTTGGGTCTGGACAGGGTCTGGATATAGGGCCAGTAATGGGTCCAGGGGTGGGGGGCCTCAGTGAGACTCAGGACCCCTCCAGAGTGGGTGGTTCTCTGGGGGCCAGTGGCTCCTCTAACCTCCCTAGACCAGACCCTAACCAGtcattaaatgctgagctgttaGAGCTAGGAGAAAGTCTGATGAGACTGGGACAAATAACTACTCCATATACCCTAGACAACACTAATATCCCTACGCCATATAGCTTAGACCAcacctacgaccactacaacccTTCCTCCAGGTACAGTCAGAGTCAGGACCTTAGCTACACATCTTATACAACTGACCACAACTATGCTGTTCTGGAACCTGACCACAGCACACCTTATACACACGGCTACGGTCACACCTGTGATCATAACCAGGACCACACCACTATCAACATTCCCTTCACTCCAGAACACGACCATAATTGTGGTCAAAACCAAAACCGTGGCCATCCCACTATCAATGCCTTCTACAGTTCTGTTCACTGCCAACCCAGCCTCTACACTAAAACATCTCCTCCTCACACAGACCTTACAGCATCTTCTAGCCCTAAACACACAAGCCTTTACCCCTCAGACCCAGAGCCATATGCTATGTTCAGCCTTCCCCATAACCCTGAACCAGTCCAAACCATCTCTTGCACCCAGGACACACATCCTGACCAGAACCACCACCATTGCTGCCACTCCAGCCACTACACCCCTAACCCAGACCATTACACCCCTAACCCAGACCCTTACACCCCTAACCCAGACCATTACACCCCTAACCCAGAACCTTACACCCCTAACCCAGACCCTTACACCCCTAACCCAGACCCTTACACCCCTAACCCAGACCATTACACCCCTAACCCAGACCCTTACACCCCTAACCCAGACCATTACACCCCTAACCCAGACCCTTACAAACCTAACCCAGAACCTTACACCCCTAACCCAGACCCTTACACCCCTAACCCAGACCATTACACCCCTAACCCAGACCCTTACACCCCTAACCCGGACCCTTACACCCCTAACCCAGACCCTTACAAACCTAACCCAGACCATTacaaccctaacccagacccttACGCCCCTAACCTGGACCCTTACACCCCTAACCCAGACCCTTACACCCCTAACCCAGACCATTACACCCCTAACCTGGACCCTTACACCCCTAACCCAGACTACACCTCGAATCCTGACCCATACCGCACTTCCTCAGACCCCCATGGCCTAGACCCCAATCACCCTACCTCAGACCCCCACGGCCTCCTGCTCCCCTCCCCAGACCCAGAACTCCTCCTCTCCCCAGTGGTCCCTCCAGGAGGTCCCTTCACCCCCAGTGACCCGGGCTGCCTGGAGCGCCTGGACCCCTCAGCTGAAGCCCTGCTCCTGGACAACATCATGGCCTGGatccaacacacacacccccaggACAGCCCCCAGAACATCGACCTCATCCCCTCAGCTAGCTCCGAGACTGGCTCACCCCCGGAGAAATACTCACCTccggacacagagacagactcaCCCACTGTTTCACCCCAAGACGGCGGGGACCCAAAGAGTGATTCCCCTCCTGACGCCCAGGCCAGTTTCAGCGGGGAGGCCCTAGCCGAGCTACGGCAGGCCCAGGAGGGAGAGGCGGGTAGGGGACAGGCTGGCTCCCCCGGCCCTGTAGACAGCCTGGAGGTTAAAAGACCCAGCACTCTGGATCTGGAGTTTTGTGAGGGTGAGGAGTGTGTGGAGTGTGTAGTCACAGGGTTTGTGTCGGACCTGTCGCAGGACGcaatggacacacacatacactcacacacacattgtggAGATAACAACCTCACTCCTACCAAGACAGACTCAAGCCCCACCCCCTGGGTAGTGGAGGACCAATCACACGCGGAGTGGGAAGAGCAAGTTCACCTGGTgtgacaacagacagacagatgacagagagcaggaggaagagaggaggagagtgggagcGAGATAATGATAAGCAGCAGTgacagagatgagggagagaaaagctgagagaaaagagaggaagagagagggattaATAGCATTATCAGAGAAAGAGCTTAGGAAAGATTTCGGGATGAAAAGCACTTAGAGGAAAGAACAGGAGAAAAGTCTGACGTTAAACATGGGGTGTCCACTTGATTTAGCTTGCTGGGCACCGAAAGCTAAATAGTTATtttgacccaggtctggtcaGGTCATGTGACCCAGGTCTGATCAGGTCATGTGACCCAGGTCTGATCAGGTCATGCAGTGACCAGAGTTGATCAGAGCAGATGAGATGTGTTTAAATACAATCAAATATGAGTAACTTTAGTGATTTTATCGTCCATATCCATTCCACTACTGATGGACTGACTGTATGTGGTCGCCTCAGCCTAAGACCAGGGCGAGTTGTTTTACTGTTTAGtcaacctttatttatccagatcAAATtccatgacagagagagagcgagggagagagagagggaccgtgACATGGCTATTCTTTTGAAACAGTCCACGGCTGAGTTGATCAGTGTGCCTCATTTTTATTGAGAATCCCCTTTTTTCATATGGAACCTCAAGCAACGTGCAAGAATAGTAtgactattattactactatagGGTTCTTTTGTTTTTCACATGGTTTCCTTTCCTCTTGAGATAAGATGTGTTTTTGGAAGCAGCTGTGGTCTGTTGCCatatgtatcaagcgtctcagagtagtggtgctgatctaggaccaggtccTCCCTGTCTatttaatcttattcattatgatctaaaaggctcaattgatcctagatcagcactcctactgtcCCAGGTCTTTGGCTAGGTATAGGACAGGAGGCTGTTATTTTTCTTGTGTTGGTGTTATAGAGATGGTTAGCACTGGTAGgatgattataatatggtcaacTTTATAGAGATGAATCTGCAGTCTACAAGAGTTTATAATATAATTTCTAAAATCATATTTATCTTATTTAATTGTAATAAGCTGCTTAATAAAGTAGTCATTGGATATAGAATAACATTTAGAAACACAACCATGGTTTAACTTAACTGTTGGGTGTAGTGTGCAACCATCTggagtagtgcactagtttatAGTAGGGTGCGATGTGACGTGCGCTGATCATACAAAACATGAAATGGAACACTGAAGTCTGGATTTGGAGTGTATTTTTTTGTACAACACCACTGTTTTAAGTTAAGATAATTGTTTATTTAGTCAAATTTTATtcacactaaggtttttattagatatttttttttgtatttttttttggtATTTTCTTGGTACTTAATTGAGAGTTTCAAGGCCAGTGGCTGTGTCATAGTTTGTAACCCAGGCATCTGATTTTTATATTACTGTACCCTGGCAACCATAAACCTTGTTGTTATTTGCACTTTCATAGGTGATACTTGATACATTCCCAGTCCATATGAAAGACAGTGACATTCGATGTGTGGCCAAGGAGTGAAAGTATTAGTAAAACGTTTACTCTcaataaaaaaaagatttaaaaaaacacatttctttcaaTTTACTTTTCTTTCAATGATATTGACTACATATTTTGTCACTATAGAATTCTTGCATCATGATACAGTAAAAAGGCTTTCAACAAGGGAGTTGGACAACCTCATTAAACAACATTATCGATAAAGGAAGGTGCACTAACACAATTGCTCATTAACAATGGAATGCTAGTACTTCTGTTATAGGGTCTCACCATACATCGACTGAATCTTTCCTGTCACGCATTTCTGTGATTTTCTATCAATCTCTAGATGTTCCAAAGATTTGTATAACTTGTTTTATCTGTGGTTGTTTGAGGAATGAATCGAGGAATCCGGGAGAAAGAGATTGCGCTTGTTTGAAATGGAAAAGTGTTGCGGTAGCTTTTTATAAAGAAGAACATCAAGACGAAGCAGCTGCTTTACAAGTGAGATGCACTGTTGAGCGTTACATCCCGAGGTGTTCGTGCTGATTGTACGGAGATTGTGACAGCCGGTTAAATGGCGTCCCTTGAGAAGGCAAGAACAAgatgtatgtcaggagaagtgtagtattatcataaggagatgTATACTTGGAATAAGGAAGAAgaatggagggaaaaagagaggcagaggaggactAAGAGAGAGGGGGCAAGAGGGTGAGTTTGAGTTGGTTAAAAATGGCTGGAAAAGGGtagatggtttgataaagaagaatggtagaaagtgtaagcagagtaagttgaagacaggaggagaaattgAAGTGAATGAGGGCGACGTATCGGAGGTGGTAGGTGAAGTTCTCGAAGCCAGGGGCTTGCACCGAGGGTCCAgataaagatgagtctgtgatAGTAGGAGTGGAAaaagtggacccttgccttttggctgatccatttgtggtttcagggtgggtgaaaacacAGTTGGGTGTtgtggaatcggtgagggtaaccagaagtggttttgtgataattgtttgtgtttctgctggtcagagaCAGCAGGCGCTCCGtgtttgtcacaccctggccttagttatcttcgttttctttattattttagttaggtcagggtgtgacatggggaatgtttgtgttttgtctcgtttcgggtggttatatggaaaagggggtgtagggtttagtgtatgggtttgtgttgagtgaatgtttctaggtatgtctatggttgagtgaatgtttctaggtatgtctatggttgcctgagtggttctcaatcagagacagatgtctttcatttgtctctgattgggagccatattttaggcagccataggcatcatgtttttgttgggtcattgtctaggtctgtgtctgtgtctaggttgcatgtttgcattttgttcggttatagcttcacggtcgtctatttgttgttttgcttcgttcgttcatctcctaaataaagagaagatgtattttttacatgctgcgccttggtcctctctgtctcccttggacaatcgtgacagtgttaaacgaatgggggcaagagatg
Coding sequences:
- the LOC139555027 gene encoding ankyrin repeat and IBR domain-containing protein 1-like, producing MGNTATKFRKALVSGDEALAWQLYEGNSQFREGLDPNASYGETYQHNTPLHYTCRHAMTRLLRSFLFSKEGNPNKRNVQNETCLHALCQGAHILLLPEGALSPRLARPQRDEQRRADCLQMILSWTGARLDRGQYERVNINATDNRNSTCLHYAAAAGMKSCVELLVQAGSDLFVEDEEKLTPCDHAERQQHTHLALRLEAMMVFSQHTHTETQTPSSTLRHKEPYEGLKLQDLRRLKDMLIVETADMLQAPLFTAEALLRAHDWDREKLLEAWMSDSEECCQRSGVLMPTPPPSGCNAWDTLPSPRTPRSPLTLTLTSLTDSCLTPGEEGGTTCGICLCSISVFEDPIDMSCGHEFCRACWEGFLNVKIQEGEAHNIFCPACDCYQLVPVQVIESVVSREMDKRYLQFDIKAFVENNPSIRWCPAVRCERAVRLTRPGPGVNHLGFPLLPSPAVDCGKGHLFCWECLGEAHEPCDCQTWRMWLQKVSEMKPEELAGVSESYEDAANCLWLLTNSKPCANCKSPIQKNEGCNHMQCAKCKYDFCWICLEEWKKHSSSTGGYYRCTRYEVITQLEEQSKEMTGEAEKKHKSFQELDRFMHYYSRYKNHEHSYKLEQRLLKTAKEKMEQLSRAFIGCEGSPPDTRFIEDGVCELLKTRRVLKCSYPYGFFLQPHSTQKEIFELMQTDLEMAVEDLAQKVNRPYLRTPCHKIVSAACLVQQKREEFLASVARGVAPNDSPEVPRRSFPAGSWDWEYLGFTSPEEYADFQYRRRHRPRRRGDMPSLHSLRSNSSTPEPNQNPENTEVLQERVEGRRQPLRSLDEDDPNILLAIQLSLQDSRRERGMGGGLERGSGVIEGPGLGSGQGLDIGPVMGPGVGGLSETQDPSRVGGSLGASGSSNLPRPDPNQSLNAELLELGESLMRLGQITTPYTLDNTNIPTPYSLDHTYDHYNPSSRYSQSQDLSYTSYTTDHNYAVLEPDHSTPYTHGYGHTCDHNQDHTTINIPFTPEHDHNCGQNQNRGHPTINAFYSSVHCQPSLYTKTSPPHTDLTASSSPKHTSLYPSDPEPYAMFSLPHNPEPVQTISCTQDTHPDQNHHHCCHSSHYTPNPDHYTPNPDPYTPNPDHYTPNPEPYTPNPDPYTPNPDPYTPNPDHYTPNPDPYTPNPDHYTPNPDPYKPNPEPYTPNPDPYTPNPDHYTPNPDPYTPNPDPYTPNPDPYKPNPDHYNPNPDPYAPNLDPYTPNPDPYTPNPDHYTPNLDPYTPNPDYTSNPDPYRTSSDPHGLDPNHPTSDPHGLLLPSPDPELLLSPVVPPGGPFTPSDPGCLERLDPSAEALLLDNIMAWIQHTHPQDSPQNIDLIPSASSETGSPPEKYSPPDTETDSPTVSPQDGGDPKSDSPPDAQASFSGEALAELRQAQEGEAGRGQAGSPGPVDSLEVKRPSTLDLEFCEGEECVECVVTGFVSDLSQDAMDTHIHSHTHCGDNNLTPTKTDSSPTPWVVEDQSHAEWEEQVHLV